From one Lycium ferocissimum isolate CSIRO_LF1 chromosome 7, AGI_CSIRO_Lferr_CH_V1, whole genome shotgun sequence genomic stretch:
- the LOC132064295 gene encoding large ribosomal subunit protein eL22y-like: MSKGSSGATKGGKKKGATFVIDCAKPVEDKIMEIASLEKFLQERIKVGGKAGALGDAVTVTRDKTKITVTSESTFSKRYLKYLTKKYLKKNNVRDWLRVISSNKERNVYELRYFNIAENEAEEED; encoded by the exons ATGAGTAAAGGAAGCAGTGGAGCCACCAAGGGTGGAAAGAAGAAGGGAGCAACCTTCGTTATTGATTGTGCAAAGCCTGTTGAAGATAAGATCATGGAAATCGCTTCATTGGAGAAGTTTCTTCAGGAGCGCATCAAAGTTGGTGGGAAGGCTGGAGCACTTGGTGATGCCGTTACTGTCACTCGTGACAAAACCAAAATTACCGTCACCTCCGAGAGCACCTTCTCTAAGAG GTATTTGAAATACCTGACTAAGAAGTATCTAAAGAAGAACAATGTCCGTGATTGGCTCAGAGTCATTTCCTCAAACAAGGAAAGGAATGTTTATGAGTTGAGGTACTTCAACATTGCTGAGAATGAGGCTGAGGAGGAAGATTGA
- the LOC132064296 gene encoding dormancy-associated protein homolog 3, with translation MSLLDKLWDDTVAGPRPDSGLGKLRKYSTFSPRSSNSGKESEVSTPRSFTDEASEDAVKVTRSIMIVKPSGSQNRDSPPVSPAGTTPPVSPFAGSAGRDAYRFRRRSASFAYENANGVGPRSPRPPYDL, from the exons ATGAGCTTACTTGACAAGCTATGGGATGACACTGTTGCCGGTCCCAGGCCAGATAGTGGCCTGGGAAAACTCCGGAAGTATTCTACTTTTAGCCCCCGTTCATCAAATTCCGGCAAGG AATCAGAAGTTTCTACACCGAGATCCTTCACTGATGAAGCAAGTGAGGACGCGGTGAAAGTGACAAGAAGTATAATGATAGTAAAGCCATCTGGCAGTCAGAATAGAGACTCACCTCCCGTTTCTCCTGCCGGTACTACACCTCCGGTATCTCCTTTTGCCG GTTCGGCAGGGAGAGACGCATATCGGTTCCGCAGGCGATCAGCATCATTCGCATACGAGAATGCCAATGGGGTTGGACCCAGAAGCCCTCGTCCTCCTTACGACCTGTGA
- the LOC132062117 gene encoding uncharacterized mitochondrial protein AtMg00810-like: protein MSDPSLFIYKHNSDIAILLLYVDDILLTASSNSLLKSLIQTLKSEFSMNDLGTVNYFLGFSIVARNGGYFLCQSKYVKDLLTRANLLSSKPVSTPLSPKSLLHLEDSPPFYDPTLYRSLVGGLQYLTFTRPDIAFAVNQVSQFMHSPLDIHYTAVKRILRYLQGSLDHGLFIPGGSIDNLQCYSDADWAGCPATRRSTSAYCIFLGPNLISWSSKKQNVVSRSSAKSNMNCSCGYPFEITWLHSLLQELHVSPSSPSTIFCDNISSIYLAQNPVQHARTKHVEIDIHFVREKVAAGVLRVQYVPSQDQLADLLTKALPSPRLLFLRNKLCILPDRASLEGE, encoded by the coding sequence ATGTCTGATCCTTCTCTTTTCATTTACAAACATAATTCAGACATTGCTATTCTTCTTctctatgttgatgatattctcCTCACTGCCTCTTCTAATTCTTTACTCAAGTCTCTAATTCAGACTCTTAAATCTGAATTTTCAATGAATGACTTAGGAACTGttaattattttcttggtttttctatAGTTGCTCGCAATGGGGGTTATTTTCTTTGTCAGTCCAAGTACGTAAAAGACCTTCTCACTCGTGCAAATTTGCTGTCTTCCAAACCAGTTTCTACTCCTCTTTCTCCTAAGTCCCTACTTCATTTGGAAGATTCTCCTCCCTTTTATGATCCGACTCTTTATAGAAGCCTTGTTGGTGGTCTCCAGTACTTAACCTTCACCCGTCCGGACATTGCCTTTGCTGTTAATCAAGTGTCTCAATTTATGCATTCACCCTTGGACATTCATTATACTGCCGTCAAAAGAATTTTGCGATATTTGCAAGGTTCTCTGGATCATGGCTTATTTATTCCTGGTGGTTCTATTGACAATTTACAATGTTACAGTGATGCGGATTGGGCTGGTTGCCCTGCCACTCGTCGATCTACTTCAGCCTACTgtatttttcttggcccaaatCTTATTTCATGGTCTTCTAAGAAACAAAATGTTGTTTCTCGATCAAGTGCGAAGTCGAATATGAATTGCTCGTGCGGCTATCCCTTTGAAATAACTTGGTTACACTCCCTTCTACAGGAACTTCAtgtttctccttcttcaccTTCTACAATTTTTTGTGACAATATTAGCAGTATTTATCTGGCACAAAATCCTGTTCAGCACGCTCGTACCAAGCATGTTGAGATCGATATTCATTTTGTTCGTGAAAAAGTTGCCGCAGGCGTTCTCCGAGTTCAATATGTCCCTAGTCAAGATCAACTTGCTGATTTATTGACCAAGGCACTTCCTTCACCACGACTGTTGTTCTTGCGCAACAAGCTCTGCATTCTTCCAGATCGTGCATCGCTTGAGGGGGAGTGA